The following proteins are co-located in the Paraburkholderia phytofirmans PsJN genome:
- a CDS encoding AGE family epimerase/isomerase, whose product MDTPASTIALAATLRDHFARIVLPVWRGPGFNSAMHLPYEAVSADACHLPMPVERYRAMACARQLFVFSQAGEAAHAHVLFESLLHYFQDKQRGGWFYSVDAQGTPLDTTKDLYTHAFLVFACAEYAARFDNRDARDLVHSTSGLIETRFAAQHGLFNAALDADFSTVTGTPLQNPLMHLTEAWLAARDVTHDSAFDSALRKLADAIERTFVHMPTGCIAELPLGVEDNRLEPGHQFEWFWLIRQAGELLNGSGLDDALTRAFEFAQQHGVDQVTGGVCASLDEAGRMKDATQRIWAQSEYLRALATRDDDAARTVLPGQIERFRQRFLHGHGWFECKTATGNVSRADMPSTTPYHLATAYAALPVEALSARSTAAA is encoded by the coding sequence ATGGATACGCCCGCCTCCACGATAGCCCTTGCCGCCACGCTACGAGATCACTTCGCACGCATCGTCCTGCCGGTCTGGCGGGGGCCAGGCTTCAATAGCGCAATGCATCTGCCCTACGAAGCCGTTAGCGCTGACGCATGCCACCTTCCGATGCCGGTCGAACGCTATCGCGCGATGGCGTGCGCGCGACAGTTGTTCGTCTTCTCGCAAGCCGGTGAAGCAGCTCACGCCCATGTGCTGTTCGAATCGCTGTTGCACTACTTCCAGGACAAACAGCGCGGCGGCTGGTTCTACAGCGTCGATGCGCAAGGTACGCCACTCGATACGACGAAGGATCTCTATACGCACGCGTTCCTGGTGTTCGCATGCGCTGAATATGCCGCGAGGTTCGACAATCGTGACGCACGCGACCTCGTCCACAGCACCTCGGGGCTGATCGAAACGCGTTTCGCCGCGCAACACGGATTGTTCAACGCAGCGCTCGACGCGGATTTTTCGACGGTGACGGGCACGCCGCTGCAAAACCCGCTAATGCATCTCACCGAAGCCTGGCTCGCCGCACGCGACGTAACCCACGACAGTGCATTCGATTCCGCGTTGCGCAAGCTGGCAGACGCCATCGAGCGCACGTTCGTGCATATGCCGACCGGTTGCATCGCGGAACTGCCGTTAGGAGTCGAAGACAACCGTCTGGAACCCGGCCATCAGTTCGAATGGTTCTGGCTGATCCGGCAAGCGGGAGAGCTATTGAACGGATCGGGACTCGACGACGCGCTCACGCGCGCGTTTGAATTTGCGCAGCAACATGGCGTGGATCAGGTGACGGGCGGCGTGTGCGCATCGCTCGACGAAGCCGGCCGGATGAAGGACGCCACGCAGCGAATCTGGGCGCAAAGCGAATATCTGCGCGCACTCGCCACCCGCGACGATGACGCGGCGCGCACCGTGCTGCCTGGACAGATCGAACGATTCCGCCAGCGGTTTCTGCATGGGCACGGTTGGTTCGAATGCAAGACCGCTACGGGCAACGTGTCGCGCGCCGACATGCCGTCGACTACGCCCTATCATCTCGCCACCGCTTACGCGGCGCTGCCAGTTGAGGCTCTCAGCGCTCGCAGTACCGCTGCCGCTTGA
- a CDS encoding sugar transferase gives MALVGKVSKSVSKDVNPFDTRYESRSHAEHPDMGARGFSASHMDSTSELDRAEEPFASDVSSDSAAGPMPRRALPAANDPDIPSRKSDFTKRVFDIFGASALLLVLLPIFLVIGCVVVSDGGSAFFGHPRVGRGGRSFRCLKFRSMVPKADVVLAELLATDAAAREEWNRDFKLKNDVRITTVGRILRKTSLDELPQLWNVLRGDMSLVGPRPIVTKELERYGPDAHYYLSVRPGVTGLWQVSGRNNVDYATRVALDVSYVKERSTLLDISILLRTFKVVFDGSGAY, from the coding sequence ATGGCTTTAGTCGGCAAGGTATCGAAATCAGTGTCAAAGGACGTCAATCCTTTCGATACCCGCTACGAAAGTCGTTCGCACGCCGAACATCCTGATATGGGCGCCCGCGGCTTTTCAGCTTCGCATATGGACAGCACCTCCGAATTGGATCGCGCCGAGGAGCCGTTCGCTTCGGACGTGTCGTCGGATTCCGCTGCGGGCCCAATGCCTCGCCGTGCGTTGCCGGCGGCCAATGATCCTGACATCCCGTCGCGAAAAAGCGACTTCACAAAACGCGTTTTCGACATTTTCGGCGCGTCGGCGTTACTCCTGGTATTGCTGCCGATTTTTCTAGTTATAGGCTGCGTCGTAGTAAGCGACGGCGGTTCCGCTTTCTTCGGCCATCCACGCGTTGGGCGAGGCGGACGATCGTTTCGCTGCCTGAAATTCCGCTCCATGGTGCCGAAGGCCGATGTCGTTCTCGCCGAACTCCTTGCCACCGACGCCGCCGCGCGCGAGGAATGGAATCGCGATTTCAAGCTTAAGAACGATGTACGCATCACCACTGTTGGCCGAATTTTGCGCAAGACGAGCCTGGATGAACTGCCTCAGCTCTGGAATGTTCTGCGGGGCGACATGAGTCTCGTCGGCCCCCGCCCTATCGTCACGAAGGAACTGGAACGGTATGGCCCCGACGCCCACTATTACCTGTCGGTCAGGCCCGGCGTGACAGGATTGTGGCAAGTCAGCGGACGCAATAACGTTGACTACGCAACGAGAGTCGCGCTCGACGTCTCGTACGTGAAGGAACGTTCGACGCTGCTCGACATCAGCATTCTGCTAAGAACATTCAAGGTGGTCTTCGACGGAAGCGGGGCGTATTGA
- a CDS encoding Crp/Fnr family transcriptional regulator, translating to MTNQLCRRGNRLLEALTTQEWEALAPHLELVELTTGQLLSKSGELIRTVYFPVTAIVSLLQTMENGSSVEIAAIGRDGTTGVPILTGGDTMPASVQAQCGGFAHRISANALREALSDCASLRSLMLLYMQALLTQVAQTAACNRLHRIDEQLCRWLLVDIDRSGTSDLQVTHQMIADMLGVRREGVTEASGKLSAADLIHHSRGRVRILDRTGLEARACECYGIVKCEFDRLLPRLSALEATR from the coding sequence ATGACTAATCAGCTGTGCCGCCGTGGTAACCGTCTGCTAGAGGCACTCACAACGCAGGAATGGGAGGCGTTAGCTCCTCATCTTGAACTCGTCGAGTTGACAACAGGTCAACTGCTGTCGAAATCCGGTGAACTCATACGCACCGTCTATTTTCCTGTCACGGCCATCGTGTCTCTGCTGCAGACAATGGAAAACGGCAGTTCGGTGGAAATCGCCGCGATCGGAAGGGATGGGACGACGGGCGTCCCCATTCTGACAGGCGGCGACACCATGCCCGCCAGTGTGCAGGCGCAATGCGGGGGGTTCGCCCATCGAATAAGCGCAAACGCGCTGCGCGAAGCATTGAGCGACTGCGCGTCCCTACGCTCGCTGATGCTGCTTTACATGCAGGCGCTGCTCACACAGGTCGCACAAACTGCGGCGTGCAACAGGCTGCATCGAATCGACGAGCAACTGTGCCGGTGGCTGCTGGTCGACATCGACCGTTCGGGAACGAGCGATTTGCAGGTGACACACCAAATGATTGCCGACATGCTCGGTGTGCGCCGCGAAGGGGTGACTGAGGCGTCCGGCAAGCTTAGCGCAGCCGACCTCATTCATCACAGTCGTGGCCGTGTTCGCATCCTGGATAGAACCGGACTTGAGGCACGGGCATGCGAATGCTATGGGATCGTCAAATGTGAATTCGACCGCTTATTGCCGCGCCTGAGTGCGCTGGAAGCTACGCGCTAG
- a CDS encoding glycosyltransferase family 9 protein yields MKNERGQNFLKRVDLIVGGTLLYIIGAVRKKRSLPAECRTAAIFAFAAIGDSILSSIIISELRKVKDISKVVVFASRSNARIYDLFAGLDEVVVVPLTSPLAALREIRKHQVDLLVDTSQWPRISALLSAFTKAKFTIGFKTRGQFRHYAYDASVEHDERLHELDNFRRLLRPLGVESTESPRITKVIGSGRSPFAIDDDYIVFHPWASGTNFPMREWPVECWRDLALKLIDGGYAIVITGGPEDASRAQQLVDLIASKKVISLAAKVSLTEVAEVVRQAKCIVCVNTGIMHLSAMLDTPMVSLHGPTNPFRWGPVNKERGVLAVARQDGGMFLSLGFEYPRDAQYVMGKISVASVVDVLSEVYSINLGHHDKKPAGEAFAS; encoded by the coding sequence ATGAAAAACGAGCGCGGACAGAATTTTCTAAAGCGCGTCGATCTTATTGTCGGTGGTACCTTGCTGTACATAATAGGGGCCGTTCGAAAAAAGCGAAGCTTGCCGGCTGAATGCCGAACGGCCGCGATTTTCGCATTCGCTGCCATTGGTGACTCGATTTTGTCATCAATCATCATTTCCGAATTGAGGAAAGTAAAAGATATTTCGAAGGTGGTTGTATTCGCATCGCGAAGCAATGCGCGCATTTATGATCTATTCGCTGGACTGGACGAAGTTGTAGTGGTCCCTCTTACCAGCCCGTTGGCTGCGCTGCGGGAAATAAGGAAACATCAAGTCGATCTGTTGGTCGACACATCGCAATGGCCGCGAATTTCTGCCTTGTTGTCGGCGTTCACGAAGGCGAAGTTCACCATTGGCTTTAAGACCAGAGGACAGTTCCGCCACTATGCTTATGACGCGAGTGTCGAGCATGATGAACGTCTGCACGAACTGGATAATTTTAGAAGGCTGCTGCGGCCGCTAGGGGTTGAGTCGACAGAATCCCCGCGAATAACGAAAGTTATTGGTTCCGGTCGTTCGCCATTCGCCATCGACGACGACTATATTGTTTTTCATCCATGGGCCTCCGGGACAAATTTCCCAATGCGCGAATGGCCGGTGGAGTGCTGGCGCGATCTCGCGCTTAAGCTGATTGATGGCGGGTACGCAATTGTCATAACCGGCGGTCCGGAAGACGCGAGCCGTGCTCAGCAACTGGTCGATCTGATCGCCAGCAAGAAGGTCATAAGCCTGGCGGCCAAGGTGAGTTTGACTGAGGTAGCCGAAGTAGTCAGGCAGGCGAAATGCATAGTCTGCGTCAACACCGGAATCATGCATTTATCCGCAATGCTGGATACCCCAATGGTAAGCCTGCATGGTCCGACCAATCCTTTCCGGTGGGGCCCGGTAAATAAAGAGCGTGGAGTCCTGGCGGTCGCGAGGCAAGACGGTGGCATGTTTCTGAGCCTCGGGTTCGAGTACCCGAGAGATGCGCAGTATGTGATGGGGAAGATAAGCGTCGCTTCTGTCGTCGACGTTCTGAGTGAAGTCTATTCAATCAATTTAGGCCATCATGACAAGAAACCCGCCGGTGAAGCTTTCGCCTCCTGA
- a CDS encoding glycosyltransferase family 4 protein: MKQFAERSHVRPEDAHVQSALPADISSARQSHWPGPSAGFAINGKFASQRITGVQRVGYELAMAFQRLFPDETDLPVLVPPNARTDVVLPKTKVIGRWFKGSLWEQLALPFALGGRTLLSLCNMGPLFARRQVVMMHDVAIYDLPENYSWKYRLWYRVAFSLLKRNASHIVTVSEFSKTRIMERLGIDGSRISVVLNGVDHFEKIVPDPAILSRLDLQKDAYVLAVGNLSVGKNLPRIVAAMERLSDRPDLKFVVVGGCDLRVFSSQAKVGYDLSKNIIPAGFVSDGELRALYENAACFLFPSLYEGFGLPPLEAMSCGCPVIVSREASLPEVCGDAALYCDAHSVDDIVDKVTQMMEDAAVREAWRERGREHARGFRWERSAHQLLDVLERELAGGAARPVHPQSAQSAQSAPSRV; encoded by the coding sequence ATGAAGCAGTTTGCGGAGCGGTCTCACGTGCGTCCGGAAGATGCCCACGTTCAGTCTGCGTTGCCAGCCGACATCAGTTCGGCGCGACAGTCTCACTGGCCGGGTCCTTCCGCTGGGTTTGCAATCAATGGCAAGTTCGCATCTCAACGCATAACAGGCGTGCAACGTGTCGGCTATGAACTGGCGATGGCGTTCCAGCGTCTGTTTCCCGATGAAACCGACCTGCCCGTGTTGGTTCCCCCGAACGCACGAACCGACGTTGTCTTGCCGAAAACAAAAGTGATCGGCCGGTGGTTCAAGGGCTCGCTGTGGGAGCAACTCGCACTGCCATTCGCGCTTGGCGGCCGAACGCTTCTCAGCCTTTGTAATATGGGCCCGTTGTTCGCTCGCCGGCAGGTCGTGATGATGCATGACGTTGCGATCTACGATCTGCCAGAAAATTATTCGTGGAAGTACAGGCTCTGGTATCGCGTCGCGTTTTCTCTGCTGAAGCGCAACGCCAGCCACATCGTGACGGTGTCGGAGTTCTCGAAGACACGCATCATGGAACGACTTGGCATCGACGGGTCGCGCATCTCGGTAGTCCTGAATGGTGTGGACCACTTTGAGAAGATCGTACCCGATCCGGCGATTCTGTCGCGCTTGGATCTGCAGAAAGACGCTTATGTACTCGCTGTCGGAAATCTCTCGGTAGGAAAGAACCTTCCACGCATCGTTGCCGCGATGGAGCGCCTGAGCGACCGCCCTGACCTGAAATTTGTTGTCGTCGGCGGATGCGACTTGCGGGTCTTCAGTTCACAGGCAAAAGTGGGTTACGACTTGTCGAAAAACATCATCCCCGCAGGCTTCGTATCGGACGGCGAATTGAGAGCGCTGTATGAGAATGCTGCCTGCTTTCTGTTTCCTTCGTTATATGAGGGCTTCGGGCTGCCGCCGCTTGAAGCGATGTCTTGCGGATGCCCGGTCATCGTGTCGCGTGAAGCGTCCCTTCCTGAGGTATGCGGCGATGCCGCGCTTTACTGCGACGCGCATTCGGTCGACGACATCGTCGACAAGGTGACGCAGATGATGGAGGACGCCGCGGTACGCGAAGCCTGGCGTGAACGCGGACGGGAGCATGCTCGTGGTTTCCGGTGGGAGCGGTCTGCACATCAATTGCTCGATGTTCTGGAGCGTGAACTCGCGGGTGGAGCGGCTCGTCCGGTTCATCCGCAATCCGCGCAATCCGCACAATCCGCGCCATCGCGCGTTTAA
- the rfaE1 gene encoding D-glycero-beta-D-manno-heptose-7-phosphate kinase, whose amino-acid sequence MTRNPPVKLSPPDFDCAQLMVVGDVMLDWYWHGSTSRISPEAPVPVVHVQAEETRVGGAGNVALNAAALGARVRLLGLAGQDAHADRIEELLREGGVDCVLQRVAGSKTITKLRILSRHQQMIRADFEDHFPERNGDELIFSFERQLHEVDAVVLSDYAKGSLHDSKNLISAARRTGKPVIVDPKGTDFERYRGATVITPNLSEFEAVVGRCDSDATIEQKGAALCDAFEFEAALVTRSEKGMTLIARGHAPLHLPTRAREVFDVTGAGDTVVATLSAALGAGMPLDEAVVLSNVAAGIVVAKLGTATVRRPELQQALQQDLHTARRGNILARVSLLPWRPKPRAEKLNSVGT is encoded by the coding sequence ATGACAAGAAACCCGCCGGTGAAGCTTTCGCCTCCTGATTTCGATTGCGCTCAATTGATGGTCGTGGGCGACGTCATGCTCGATTGGTACTGGCATGGTTCGACCTCGCGGATCTCGCCGGAGGCGCCCGTTCCCGTCGTTCATGTGCAAGCTGAAGAGACGCGTGTGGGCGGGGCGGGAAACGTCGCGCTGAATGCGGCGGCACTTGGTGCTCGCGTTCGTCTTCTCGGGTTGGCGGGACAGGATGCGCACGCCGACCGGATTGAAGAGTTGCTGCGCGAAGGCGGCGTTGACTGCGTTCTCCAACGCGTCGCGGGCAGCAAGACGATCACGAAGCTTCGCATTCTCTCCCGCCATCAGCAGATGATCAGGGCGGACTTTGAGGACCACTTTCCCGAACGCAACGGCGATGAGTTGATCTTCAGCTTTGAGCGGCAGTTGCACGAAGTCGATGCCGTGGTCTTATCCGACTACGCCAAAGGCTCACTGCACGATTCGAAGAACCTGATCTCCGCTGCTCGCCGCACCGGAAAGCCCGTCATCGTCGATCCGAAAGGAACGGATTTCGAGCGTTATCGCGGCGCCACCGTCATTACGCCGAACCTGTCCGAATTCGAGGCCGTCGTTGGGCGTTGCGATAGTGATGCGACGATCGAGCAGAAGGGTGCCGCCCTCTGCGATGCGTTTGAATTCGAAGCTGCGCTCGTTACACGCAGCGAGAAAGGCATGACCCTGATTGCCCGGGGCCACGCCCCGTTGCATTTGCCCACGCGCGCGCGCGAGGTGTTCGATGTGACAGGAGCCGGGGATACTGTTGTTGCCACGCTAAGTGCCGCGCTCGGCGCCGGCATGCCGCTGGACGAAGCGGTCGTACTTTCCAATGTCGCGGCAGGCATCGTCGTGGCTAAATTGGGAACCGCTACGGTCCGTCGTCCCGAACTCCAGCAGGCACTGCAGCAGGACTTGCACACCGCCCGTCGAGGCAATATTCTCGCGCGGGTTTCGCTGTTACCGTGGCGCCCGAAGCCCCGGGCTGAAAAACTGAATAGTGTGGGCACCTGA
- a CDS encoding MraY family glycosyltransferase gives MLSFALGFLVSLLITLLIVRYAHLHEKFSTDTDLAGVQKFHVRPVPRIGGAGILLGLIVSAVQLHHAYPAVSGGILGLIACGMPAFGSGLVEDLTKRVSPLARLVCTMAAAALAYFLLNIAVTRISVPPLDFLLSYAVISCAVTVLAVAALANAINIIDGFNGLASMVAFMMFASLAYVAFQVSDPIVLSASFMMMGAVLGFFIWNFPAGLIFLGDGGAYFIGFMLAELSIMLVMRNRDVSAWYPVLLFMYPIFETCFSIYRKKFIRGMSPGIPDGVHLHMLVYKRLMRWAVGTRTARELTRRNSLTSPYLWLLCLIAVVPATLFWRHTLHLFCFVVVFAATYVWLYVSIVRFKSPRWMVVRKTRR, from the coding sequence ATGCTTAGTTTTGCGCTCGGCTTTCTCGTTTCACTGCTGATCACGCTGTTGATCGTGCGCTACGCGCATCTGCATGAAAAATTCTCTACCGACACCGATCTGGCCGGCGTGCAGAAATTCCATGTGCGCCCGGTGCCGCGTATCGGCGGGGCCGGCATTCTGCTCGGGCTGATCGTCTCCGCCGTGCAGTTGCATCACGCGTATCCCGCCGTGTCGGGCGGCATTCTCGGGCTGATTGCATGCGGCATGCCGGCCTTCGGCTCGGGGCTGGTCGAAGACCTGACCAAGCGCGTGTCGCCGCTTGCAAGGCTGGTCTGTACGATGGCCGCGGCCGCGCTCGCCTATTTCCTGCTGAACATCGCCGTGACGCGCATCAGCGTGCCGCCGCTCGACTTCCTGCTCTCGTACGCGGTGATCTCGTGCGCGGTCACCGTGCTGGCGGTGGCCGCGCTCGCCAACGCGATCAATATCATCGACGGCTTCAACGGACTGGCGTCGATGGTCGCGTTCATGATGTTCGCCTCGCTCGCCTACGTGGCGTTCCAGGTGTCCGATCCGATCGTGCTGTCCGCCTCGTTCATGATGATGGGCGCGGTGCTCGGCTTCTTCATCTGGAATTTCCCGGCGGGGCTGATCTTTCTCGGCGACGGCGGCGCGTATTTCATCGGCTTCATGCTGGCCGAGCTGTCGATCATGCTAGTGATGCGCAATCGCGACGTGTCCGCGTGGTATCCCGTGCTGCTGTTCATGTACCCGATCTTCGAGACCTGCTTCTCGATCTACCGGAAGAAATTCATTCGCGGCATGTCGCCGGGCATTCCGGACGGCGTGCATCTGCATATGCTGGTGTACAAACGGCTGATGCGCTGGGCGGTCGGCACGCGTACCGCGCGCGAATTGACGCGTCGTAATTCGCTGACGTCCCCGTACCTGTGGCTGCTGTGTCTGATCGCGGTCGTGCCAGCCACGTTGTTCTGGCGGCATACGCTGCATCTGTTCTGTTTCGTGGTGGTGTTCGCCGCGACTTACGTGTGGCTCTACGTGAGTATCGTGCGGTTCAAGTCACCACGCTGGATGGTGGTCAGGAAGACCCGGCGGTAA
- a CDS encoding polysaccharide biosynthesis protein — protein sequence MFRHKASWLSFSAFAFDLCAVAGAWLAAYLIRFNGYVPDEFWSGAVRTLIWVLPVYGVMFRIFGLYRGMWVFASLPDLMRIAKAVMAGAFTMMMVAVMAQPHPIIPRSVLAVSPLLLFLAMGGSRALYRASKEFYLYGGLVGQGKPVVVLGAGNAGASLARELSRSSEWRLVGLLDDDPAKQGREIYGYKVWGPISDLQHWASDMKVEHAIIAIPSASVDAQRRVATLCVRAGVRAMVLPALTTLTQGEAFLSRVRQIDLEDLLGREPVRIDMPHVEALLSGRVVMVTGAGGSIGSELCRQILRFEPAQLIAFDLSEYAMYRLTEELHDRFPKLSVVPVIGDAKDSLLLDQVLSRYTPHILFHAAAYKHVPLMEELNAWQAVRNNVLGTYRVARAAIRHDVKHFVLISTDKAVNPTNVMGASKRLAEMACQALQQTSTRTQFETVRFGNVLGSAGSVIPKFQQQIAKGGPVTVTHPEITRFFMTIPEASQLVLQASSMGHGGEIFILDMGEPVKIVDLARDLIRLYGFSEEHIRIVFTGLRPGEKLYEELLADDEATTRTPHPKLRIAQAREAPDNLLDELLPWLMQHRVPSDQEVRRDLRRWVPEYQPAATPALHSVASATRAS from the coding sequence ATGTTTCGACACAAAGCCTCATGGCTATCATTTAGCGCTTTCGCCTTCGACCTTTGCGCCGTCGCCGGTGCGTGGCTCGCCGCTTATCTCATCCGCTTCAATGGCTACGTACCAGACGAGTTCTGGTCCGGCGCCGTCCGAACCCTCATCTGGGTCCTGCCCGTCTACGGTGTGATGTTCCGCATCTTCGGCCTCTATCGGGGCATGTGGGTGTTCGCGAGTCTGCCGGACCTGATGCGCATCGCCAAGGCCGTGATGGCCGGCGCATTCACGATGATGATGGTGGCCGTCATGGCCCAGCCGCATCCCATCATTCCGCGCTCCGTACTCGCTGTTTCTCCGCTTCTCCTGTTCCTTGCCATGGGCGGCTCGCGCGCGCTCTATCGCGCGTCGAAAGAGTTCTATCTGTACGGCGGCCTCGTCGGACAAGGCAAGCCGGTGGTGGTGCTCGGCGCGGGCAACGCGGGCGCGAGCCTCGCCCGTGAGCTGTCGCGCTCGAGCGAATGGCGGCTGGTGGGCCTGCTCGACGACGACCCCGCCAAGCAGGGCCGCGAAATTTACGGCTACAAGGTGTGGGGGCCGATCAGCGACCTGCAGCACTGGGCTTCGGACATGAAGGTCGAGCATGCGATCATCGCCATTCCGTCGGCGTCGGTCGATGCGCAGCGTCGCGTGGCAACGCTATGCGTGCGCGCCGGCGTGCGGGCCATGGTGCTGCCCGCGCTGACCACGCTGACGCAAGGCGAAGCGTTCCTGTCGCGCGTGCGGCAGATCGATCTGGAAGATCTGCTGGGCCGCGAGCCGGTACGTATCGACATGCCGCACGTCGAAGCGCTGTTGAGCGGCCGCGTGGTGATGGTGACCGGCGCGGGCGGCTCGATCGGCTCGGAGTTGTGCCGCCAGATTCTGCGCTTCGAACCCGCGCAGTTGATCGCGTTCGATCTGTCCGAATACGCGATGTACCGTCTCACGGAAGAATTGCATGACCGCTTTCCGAAGCTCTCCGTGGTGCCGGTGATTGGCGACGCCAAAGATTCCTTGCTGCTCGACCAGGTGTTGTCGCGCTACACGCCGCACATTCTCTTTCACGCCGCGGCCTACAAGCATGTGCCGCTGATGGAGGAGTTGAACGCATGGCAGGCGGTGCGCAACAACGTGCTGGGCACATACCGTGTCGCGCGCGCGGCGATTCGCCACGACGTGAAGCATTTCGTGCTGATCTCCACCGACAAGGCGGTGAACCCGACCAACGTGATGGGCGCAAGCAAGCGCCTCGCGGAAATGGCTTGCCAGGCGCTGCAGCAGACCAGTACGCGCACGCAGTTCGAAACGGTGCGCTTCGGCAACGTGCTCGGCAGCGCGGGCAGCGTGATTCCCAAGTTTCAACAACAGATCGCGAAGGGTGGGCCGGTCACGGTCACGCATCCGGAGATCACGCGCTTTTTCATGACGATCCCCGAAGCCTCGCAACTCGTGCTGCAAGCGTCGAGCATGGGGCATGGCGGTGAGATCTTCATTCTCGACATGGGCGAGCCGGTCAAGATCGTCGATCTCGCGCGCGACCTGATTCGCCTGTATGGCTTCAGCGAGGAACACATCCGCATCGTGTTCACGGGCCTGCGTCCGGGCGAGAAACTCTACGAGGAACTGCTGGCCGACGACGAAGCCACCACGCGCACGCCGCATCCAAAGCTGCGCATCGCTCAGGCGCGTGAAGCGCCCGACAATCTCCTCGACGAACTGCTGCCGTGGCTGATGCAGCATCGTGTGCCGAGCGACCAGGAAGTGCGCCGCGATCTGCGGCGCTGGGTGCCGGAGTATCAGCCGGCCGCCACGCCGGCGTTGCATAGCGTGGCGTCGGCGACGCGGGCTTCGTGA
- a CDS encoding methyl-accepting chemotaxis protein, translating to MLNNITIRGGLTLVISVFVAFLLTVIGVGYGALKLANSSLDDTQRSAAALSHLKASSEKLLQVQLALGSYQTLFSVGKQTDDLLPAAHKVLVESNKDFRDYMAGPFADDNEQKLAQAVEQARSALVDKAIEPEFKALADFDFNTFRNIQGETANSFYATYSKAIDALERSRIESQHQQAQTAAQRFQIATLLFAAIGVIALVIGVAARIGLSVALIKPVNATVKHFERIAAGDLTVAIKIKSRNEMGQLLGALTMMRDGLVETVSKVRGSTTAITQGANEIASGNADLSSRTEQQAAALQQTAASMEQLSATVKQNADNAKQANRLAHGALDTVTRGGKVVSRVTETMDGISESSRKVTEIIGMIEGIAFQTNILALNAAVEAARAGEQGRGFAVVASEVRSLAQRSGAAAKEIKELIGESAAKVQEGASLVSDAQKTIHEAMSAVERVTGVMNEIEASALEQSDGIEQVNKAVSQIDEVTQHNAALVEEAAAAAKSLEEQATVLRDAVAVFQMA from the coding sequence ATGCTAAATAACATCACAATTCGTGGCGGCCTGACGCTGGTGATCAGCGTATTCGTCGCTTTCCTGCTGACAGTGATCGGTGTCGGCTATGGCGCGCTCAAGCTCGCCAACAGCAGCCTCGACGACACACAGCGCAGCGCGGCGGCGTTGTCGCATCTGAAGGCGAGCTCAGAGAAGCTGCTGCAAGTGCAACTCGCGCTGGGTTCGTATCAGACGCTCTTCAGCGTCGGCAAGCAGACCGACGACCTGTTGCCGGCCGCGCACAAGGTGCTGGTCGAATCGAACAAGGACTTCCGCGATTACATGGCCGGCCCGTTTGCGGACGATAACGAACAGAAGCTCGCGCAGGCCGTGGAACAGGCGCGCAGCGCGCTGGTGGATAAGGCGATCGAGCCGGAATTTAAGGCGCTTGCTGACTTCGATTTCAATACCTTCCGAAATATTCAGGGCGAGACGGCCAACAGCTTTTACGCCACTTATTCGAAAGCGATCGACGCGCTCGAACGCTCGCGCATCGAAAGCCAGCATCAGCAAGCACAAACGGCGGCGCAGCGTTTCCAGATCGCGACATTGTTGTTCGCCGCGATTGGCGTCATCGCACTTGTGATCGGCGTGGCGGCGCGCATCGGTTTGTCAGTGGCGTTGATCAAGCCGGTCAATGCCACCGTCAAGCATTTCGAGCGCATCGCGGCCGGCGATCTGACCGTCGCCATCAAGATCAAATCTCGCAACGAGATGGGGCAATTGCTGGGCGCATTGACGATGATGCGCGACGGGCTCGTCGAGACCGTGTCGAAAGTGCGCGGCAGCACGACGGCGATTACTCAGGGGGCCAACGAGATTGCGTCGGGCAATGCGGATTTGTCCTCGCGCACCGAGCAGCAGGCTGCGGCGCTTCAGCAGACCGCCGCGAGCATGGAGCAGTTGTCGGCCACGGTGAAACAGAACGCGGACAACGCGAAGCAGGCTAACCGTCTCGCTCATGGCGCGCTCGACACGGTCACGCGCGGCGGCAAAGTGGTGTCGCGTGTCACTGAGACGATGGATGGGATCAGCGAGTCGTCGCGCAAGGTGACGGAAATCATCGGCATGATCGAGGGGATTGCGTTTCAGACCAACATTCTGGCGTTGAATGCAGCAGTGGAGGCAGCGCGCGCTGGCGAGCAGGGGCGCGGGTTTGCAGTGGTGGCTTCGGAAGTGCGCAGCCTCGCTCAGCGCTCGGGCGCGGCAGCGAAGGAGATCAAGGAGTTGATCGGTGAGTCGGCCGCCAAGGTTCAGGAGGGCGCCTCTCTCGTGTCCGACGCGCAGAAGACGATTCACGAAGCGATGAGCGCGGTCGAGCGCGTGACCGGCGTGATGAACGAGATCGAGGCGTCCGCGCTCGAACAGAGCGACGGTATCGAACAGGTCAACAAGGCCGTCTCGCAGATCGACGAAGTCACGCAACACAATGCGGCGCTCGTGGAAGAAGCCGCTGCTGCGGCGAAATCGCTGGAAGAGCAGGCGACTGTATTGCGGGATGCTGTGGCGGTGTTTCAGATGGCGTAG